CCATCATTGCCTTAAATGAAGCACTTAATTCTTTATAAGCTTCTTGTGCATTTTTAGGTTTTGCTGTATTCCATGATAGTATACCATTTTCCCAAGTTTGCCATACTTTACCCCATTCAATAAATAATGGTCTTGCAACTGATTCATTATATGAAGAAATTACTGAGGCAACAACTTTTTTATTTATGTCGCTTAATTCAGAATTTTCAAAAACTTCTTTAGTTACATGTGGCATTATTTTACCAGTTACTTCAAAGAATTTAACCGCATTATCTCTATTCATTATTTCTGCAATTAAGTCTTGTGCTAATTCAAGTTTTGCTTTGTCTTCTTCTATTCTAGCATTTATTCCTAATGCCCAACCACCTTTCCAGTGTTTTAATGCTTGTCCGTTTAAAGTGATTTGACTTAATGGTAAGATTTCTAAATCTTTTCCTTCATTAGTTTGTTTCATAAAATTAGGTACATCCCATGGTCCTGATACTTTTATAGATCCTTTATTTCCAACTTTAAATTGTTCATCCATGTATCCATAAGCCGCTTTATTATCAAATATACTTGTTTTTGCATCTGCATTTATTTTCCAATATTCATACAATCCATCTATTGCTTTTCTTTGCGAGTCAGTTAAATCTTCATAGTTCTTAGTTAAATCTGAATAAAATTTACCATCTTTCATACCTAATAATTCTATATCAGCACCATTAGTTACAGCTACACCCCACCAAGCATTAAATAATGGAATTAATACTTCATTAACTTTTGCATTTGATATATCTACTGGTTTAGAAAAATCTATTCCATTGGCCTTTGCATTTGCTGTATTTACAAATGTTACTAATGTTTCAATATTTAAAGGGAATCCTAAATACTCATCATTAAGTTTTAATTGTCCACCTAAACCATTATCGTAATCTCCAAATCCACCAACTTTATCTGCTAATGCCTTAGCATCAAAACCAGCCAATGCTCCCTTTTGAGCTAATCCAGTTAATCTATCTAATGGGAATGCAAATACATCTGCTATATCAGGATTTGTTACATCAGTTGAATCTATTAAATCTAATTGATCGAATGACCCTGCTTCTTTTATTTTGATTTCTGCATTAGGATGACTTTCCATAACCTTTTTAATAACTTCTTCATAGTATGGTTTCCAACTTGGTTCTACTTGTACTGTAATTTCAGTCTTTGCTGCTTCTTCTTTTGAACCACATGAAACTAAACCTACTAATGACAATGCTGCTAATACTAAATAACTCAATTTCTTTTTCATATTTCCTCCTATAATTTTTTTTCATTTTTGGCAACCGTTTTCAGTAACCGATTTCAATAACAATTATACCTTGATTTTCTTATTTGTCAATAAAGTTTTTACATTTTTTATAAAAAAAATGTAAAACTCCATATCATT
This is a stretch of genomic DNA from Oceanivirga salmonicida. It encodes these proteins:
- a CDS encoding sugar ABC transporter substrate-binding protein, whose protein sequence is MKKKLSYLVLAALSLVGLVSCGSKEEAAKTEITVQVEPSWKPYYEEVIKKVMESHPNAEIKIKEAGSFDQLDLIDSTDVTNPDIADVFAFPLDRLTGLAQKGALAGFDAKALADKVGGFGDYDNGLGGQLKLNDEYLGFPLNIETLVTFVNTANAKANGIDFSKPVDISNAKVNEVLIPLFNAWWGVAVTNGADIELLGMKDGKFYSDLTKNYEDLTDSQRKAIDGLYEYWKINADAKTSIFDNKAAYGYMDEQFKVGNKGSIKVSGPWDVPNFMKQTNEGKDLEILPLSQITLNGQALKHWKGGWALGINARIEEDKAKLELAQDLIAEIMNRDNAVKFFEVTGKIMPHVTKEVFENSELSDINKKVVASVISSYNESVARPLFIEWGKVWQTWENGILSWNTAKPKNAQEAYKELSASFKAMMENIENK